A single Numenius arquata chromosome 15, bNumArq3.hap1.1, whole genome shotgun sequence DNA region contains:
- the ACSL5 gene encoding long-chain-fatty-acid--CoA ligase 5, whose amino-acid sequence MIWILQVLFSPLPTPALISLIVFGAGIFLWVISRPKPVLPPVDLNKQSVGVEGGARRGALLTDNNLLSYYFEDGKTLYEVFQRGLHASGNGNCLGYRKPNQPYQWLTYKQVLDRAQYLGSGLLQKGCKPSSNQFIGIFAQNRPEWIISEYACYTYSMVAVPLYDTLGPEAIVYIVNKADISIVICDKPEKAQVLLENCEQEKTPGLKTIILMDLFDKELKERGAKVGVEILALQEVEELGRNNIREPVPPKPEDLCIVCFTSGTTGNPKGAMLTHQNVVANAAAFLRSTENTVECTSSDITMSYLPLAHMFERVVQTVVYSCGAKVGFFQGDIKFLTDDMKTLKPTLFPVVPRLLNRIYDKIQSGAKSPVKRCLLNLAVTMKMAEIKQGIVRNDSIWDKLIFKKVQETMGGRVRIMVTGAAPISPSVLTFLRAALGCQIFEAYGQTECSAGCTFSMPGDWTTGHVGAPLACNIIKLEDVEEMNYFSSNNEGEVCIKGPNVFKGYLKDPEKTAEAIDKDGWLHTGDIGKWLPNGTLKIIDRKKNIFKLAQGEYIAPEKIENVYIRSAPVAQVFVHGESLRSFLIGIVVPDPETLPEFAAKLGIKGSYEDICKNPAVKKAILEDMVRLGKEAGLKSFEQVKDLYIHTEMFSVENGLLTPTLKAKRPELVKVFQNEIEALYSSTQA is encoded by the exons ATGATCTGGATACTTCAAGTCCTGTTCTCACCGCTTCCAACACCAGCATTGATTAGTCTTATTGTATTTGGAGCTGGCATCTTCCTGTGGGTGATAAGCAGGCCCAAACCTGTTTTGCCTCCTGTTGACTTGAACAAGCAGTCAGTAGGGGTTGAG GGAGGAGCCAGAAGAGGTGCACTCTTGACGGATAATAACCTGCTTTCTTACTACTTTGAAGATGGTAAAACCTTGTATGAAGTTTTCCAGAGAGGACTGCATGCTTCTG GAAATGGCAACTGTTTAGGCTACAGAAAACCCAACCAACCTTATCAGTGGCTGACCTACAAACAG GTTTTGGACAGAGCTCAATACTTGGGATCAGGGCTTCTGCAAAAAGGATGCAAACCATCATCAAACCAGTTTATTGGTATTTTTGCTCAGAATAGGCCAGAG TGGATCATTTCAGAGTATGCCTGCTACACTTACTCAATGGTTGCTGTTCCACTCTATGACACCCTGGGGCCAGAGGCCATTGTATATATTGTTAACAAAG CTGACATCAGCATAGTGATCTGTGACAAGCCTGAGAAAGCACAGGTCTTGCTTGAAAACTGTGAGCAAGAAAAGACCCCAGGTCTGAAGACTATCATTCTCATGGACCTCTTTGATAAAGAACTCAAGGAGCGAGGAGCTAAAGTGGGAGTTGAAATTCTAGCACTGCAGGAAGTTGAG GAGCTGGGAAGAAACAACATCAGAGAACCAGTT CCTCCTAAGCCTGAAGACCTTTGCATTGTGTGTTTTACCAGTGGAACCACAG GTAACCCTAAAGGAGCCATGCTGACACATCAAAATGTTGTTGCAAATGCTGCTGCCTTCCTTAGAAGCACAGAG AACACAGTTGAGTGTACAAGTTCAGATATCACCATGTCCTATCTCCCCTTGGCTCACATGTTTGAGAGAGTTGTACAG ACTGTGGTCTACAGCTGTGGAGCAAAAGTAGGCTTCTTCCAAGGAGACATCAAGTTTCTAACAGATGACATGAAAACTTTGAAGCCAACACTATTTCCAGTTGTACCAAGGCTGCTCAATAGAATATACGACAAG ATACAGAGTGGTGCAAAGAGCCCAGTGAAGCGTTGCCTCTTAAACCTTGCTGTGACTATGAAGATGGCTGAAATAAAACAGGGCATAGTTCGAAATGACAGTATCTGGGATAAGCTAATCTTCAAAAAAGTTCAG GAAACCATGGGTGGAAGAGTGCGTATAATGGTAACGGGTGCAGCGCCTATATCTCCCTCTGTCCTGACATTTCTTAGGGCAGCATTGGGCTGTCAG ATCTTTGAAGCTTACGGCCAGACTGAATGCTCAGCTGGATGCACTTTTTCAATGCCAGGAGACTGGACAACAG GCCATGTTGGAGCCCCTCTGGCTTGTAATATCATAAAACTAGAAGATGTGGAAGAAATGAACTATTTCTCTTCTAATAATGAAGGCGAG GTCTGCATTAAAGGACCAAATGTGTTCAAGGGTTATCTGAAAGACCCTGAGAAGACAGCAGAAGCAATTGATAAGGATGGCTGGCTCCACACTGGAGACATAGGGAAATGGTTGCCA AATGGAACACTGAAAATCATTGATAGGAAGAAGAATATATTTAAACTTGCACAAGGAGAATACATTGCTCCCGAGAAGATAGAAAATGTCTATATCAGAAGTGCTCCTGTAGCCCAAGTGTTTGTCCATGGGGAAAGCCTGAGG TCTTTTCTAATAGGCATAGTGGTTCCTGATCCTGAGACGCTTCCAGAATTTGCAGCAAAACTGGGAATAAAAGGTTCCTATGAAGATATCTGCAAAAATCCA GCAGTGAAGAAAGCTATTTTAGAAGATATGGTCAGACTGGGGAAAGAGGCTGGCCTTAAATCCTTTGAACAA GTGAAAGACCTGTACATCCATACAGAAATGTTCTCTGTAGAAAACGGACTCTTGACACCAACACTGAAGGCAAAACGACCAGAGCTTGTTAAAGTCTTCCAGAACGAGATTGAGGCCCTCTATTCAAGTACACAGGCATAA
- the ZDHHC6 gene encoding palmitoyltransferase ZDHHC6 isoform X2 encodes MGWLGQARRLCHWGPLVALAVVAVCSATAMADAALWYWPLDTAGGSVNFIMLLNWTVMILYNYFSAMFVGPGYVPLGWTPEKSQDCMYLQYCKVCQSYKAPRSHHCRKCNRCVMKMDHHCPWINNCCGYQNHASFTLFLLLAPLGCIHASFIFVMTMYTQLYNRISFGWSSVKIDMSAAKRDPRPIIPFGLSAFAASLFALGLALGTTIAVGMLFIIQMKVILTNKTSIESWIEEKAKDRIQYYQTGEIFIFPYDMGSKWKNFKQVFTWSGIPEGDGLDWPVRDGCHQYSLTIEQLKQKADKRVRSVRYRAVEDYSGVCCPVTKGVKTFFTTPCTEEPRIALSKGDLILATRGLKHWMYGEKILDSAADGMKQERGWFPRKCVEKCQYDSETDQPVDGEKKNR; translated from the exons atggggtggctggGCCAGGCGCGGCGGCTGTGCCACTGGGGGCCGCTGGTGGCCCTGGCCGTGGTGGCCGTGTGCTCCGCCACCGCCATGGCGGACGCCGCGCTGTGGTACTGGCCCCTGGACACCGCCGGAGGAAGCGTCAACTTCATCATGCTCCTCAACTGGACCGTCATGATCCTCTACAACTACTTCAGCGCCATGTTTGTCGGCCCGGGGTACGTCCCGCTGGGGTGGACGCCG gaaaaatctcAGGATTGCATGTATCTCCAATACTGTAAAGTGTGTCAGTCTTATAAGGCACCACGTTCACACCACTGTCGAAAGTGTAACAG ATGTGTCATGAAAATGGACCACCATTGTCCTTGGATCAACAACTGTTGCGGATACCAGAATCATGCATCTTTCACTCTGTTTCTCCTCTTAGCTCCACTAGGATGCATTCACGCTTCTTTCATATTTGTTATGACTATGTACACTCAGCTTTACAACAGA atATCTTTTGGGTGGAGTTCTGTAAAGATTGACATGAGTGCAGCCAAGAGAGACCCTCGACCCATTATTCCCTTTGGGCTCTCTGCATTTGCTGCATCTTTATTTGCCTTAGGACTGGCATTAGGGACAACTATTGCCGTTGGTATGCTGTTCATTATCCAG ATGAAAGTCATTTTGACAAATAAAACTTCAATCGAGTCCTGGATTGAAGAAAAG GCCAAAGACAGAATCCAGTACTACCAAACGGGTGagatctttatttttccttatgaCATGGGAAGCAAATGGAAGAACttcaagcaagtgtttacatggtctgggattcctgagggagATGGCCTGGATTGGCCAGTAAGAGATGGCTGTCATCAATACAGTTTGACG ATAgagcaactgaaacaaaaagcaGACAAGCGAGTAAGAAGT GTGCGGTATCGAGCAGTAGAAGATTACAGTGGTGTCTGCTGCCCTGTGACTAAAGGTGTTAAAACATTCTTCACAACGCCGTGCACCGAAGAACCTAGAATTGCACTGAGTAAAGGGGATCTGATTTTAGCCACAAGAGGCTTAAA ACACTGGATGTACGGTGAGAAGATTCTCGACTCAGCTGCTGATGGTATGAAGca AGAACGAGGCTGGTTCCCTAGGAAATGTGTGGAAAAATGCCAATATGACTCTGAAACGGATCAACCAGtggatggagagaagaaaaacagatag
- the ZDHHC6 gene encoding palmitoyltransferase ZDHHC6 isoform X1: MGWLGQARRLCHWGPLVALAVVAVCSATAMADAALWYWPLDTAGGSVNFIMLLNWTVMILYNYFSAMFVGPGYVPLGWTPEKSQDCMYLQYCKVCQSYKAPRSHHCRKCNRCVMKMDHHCPWINNCCGYQNHASFTLFLLLAPLGCIHASFIFVMTMYTQLYNRISFGWSSVKIDMSAAKRDPRPIIPFGLSAFAASLFALGLALGTTIAVGMLFIIQMKVILTNKTSIESWIEEKAKDRIQYYQTGEIFIFPYDMGSKWKNFKQVFTWSGIPEGDGLDWPVRDGCHQYSLTIEQLKQKADKRVRSVRYRAVEDYSGVCCPVTKGVKTFFTTPCTEEPRIALSKGDLILATRGLKHWMYGEKILDSAADGGIRERGWFPRKCVEKCQYDSETDQPVDGEKKNR; this comes from the exons atggggtggctggGCCAGGCGCGGCGGCTGTGCCACTGGGGGCCGCTGGTGGCCCTGGCCGTGGTGGCCGTGTGCTCCGCCACCGCCATGGCGGACGCCGCGCTGTGGTACTGGCCCCTGGACACCGCCGGAGGAAGCGTCAACTTCATCATGCTCCTCAACTGGACCGTCATGATCCTCTACAACTACTTCAGCGCCATGTTTGTCGGCCCGGGGTACGTCCCGCTGGGGTGGACGCCG gaaaaatctcAGGATTGCATGTATCTCCAATACTGTAAAGTGTGTCAGTCTTATAAGGCACCACGTTCACACCACTGTCGAAAGTGTAACAG ATGTGTCATGAAAATGGACCACCATTGTCCTTGGATCAACAACTGTTGCGGATACCAGAATCATGCATCTTTCACTCTGTTTCTCCTCTTAGCTCCACTAGGATGCATTCACGCTTCTTTCATATTTGTTATGACTATGTACACTCAGCTTTACAACAGA atATCTTTTGGGTGGAGTTCTGTAAAGATTGACATGAGTGCAGCCAAGAGAGACCCTCGACCCATTATTCCCTTTGGGCTCTCTGCATTTGCTGCATCTTTATTTGCCTTAGGACTGGCATTAGGGACAACTATTGCCGTTGGTATGCTGTTCATTATCCAG ATGAAAGTCATTTTGACAAATAAAACTTCAATCGAGTCCTGGATTGAAGAAAAG GCCAAAGACAGAATCCAGTACTACCAAACGGGTGagatctttatttttccttatgaCATGGGAAGCAAATGGAAGAACttcaagcaagtgtttacatggtctgggattcctgagggagATGGCCTGGATTGGCCAGTAAGAGATGGCTGTCATCAATACAGTTTGACG ATAgagcaactgaaacaaaaagcaGACAAGCGAGTAAGAAGT GTGCGGTATCGAGCAGTAGAAGATTACAGTGGTGTCTGCTGCCCTGTGACTAAAGGTGTTAAAACATTCTTCACAACGCCGTGCACCGAAGAACCTAGAATTGCACTGAGTAAAGGGGATCTGATTTTAGCCACAAGAGGCTTAAA ACACTGGATGTACGGTGAGAAGATTCTCGACTCAGCTGCTGATG GTGGAATAAGAGAACGAGGCTGGTTCCCTAGGAAATGTGTGGAAAAATGCCAATATGACTCTGAAACGGATCAACCAGtggatggagagaagaaaaacagatag
- the ZDHHC6 gene encoding palmitoyltransferase ZDHHC6 isoform X3 — protein MGWLGQARRLCHWGPLVALAVVAVCSATAMADAALWYWPLDTAGGSVNFIMLLNWTVMILYNYFSAMFVGPGYVPLGWTPEKSQDCMYLQYCKVCQSYKAPRSHHCRKCNRCVMKMDHHCPWINNCCGYQNHASFTLFLLLAPLGCIHASFIFVMTMYTQLYNRMKVILTNKTSIESWIEEKAKDRIQYYQTGEIFIFPYDMGSKWKNFKQVFTWSGIPEGDGLDWPVRDGCHQYSLTIEQLKQKADKRVRSVRYRAVEDYSGVCCPVTKGVKTFFTTPCTEEPRIALSKGDLILATRGLKHWMYGEKILDSAADGMKQERGWFPRKCVEKCQYDSETDQPVDGEKKNR, from the exons atggggtggctggGCCAGGCGCGGCGGCTGTGCCACTGGGGGCCGCTGGTGGCCCTGGCCGTGGTGGCCGTGTGCTCCGCCACCGCCATGGCGGACGCCGCGCTGTGGTACTGGCCCCTGGACACCGCCGGAGGAAGCGTCAACTTCATCATGCTCCTCAACTGGACCGTCATGATCCTCTACAACTACTTCAGCGCCATGTTTGTCGGCCCGGGGTACGTCCCGCTGGGGTGGACGCCG gaaaaatctcAGGATTGCATGTATCTCCAATACTGTAAAGTGTGTCAGTCTTATAAGGCACCACGTTCACACCACTGTCGAAAGTGTAACAG ATGTGTCATGAAAATGGACCACCATTGTCCTTGGATCAACAACTGTTGCGGATACCAGAATCATGCATCTTTCACTCTGTTTCTCCTCTTAGCTCCACTAGGATGCATTCACGCTTCTTTCATATTTGTTATGACTATGTACACTCAGCTTTACAACAGA ATGAAAGTCATTTTGACAAATAAAACTTCAATCGAGTCCTGGATTGAAGAAAAG GCCAAAGACAGAATCCAGTACTACCAAACGGGTGagatctttatttttccttatgaCATGGGAAGCAAATGGAAGAACttcaagcaagtgtttacatggtctgggattcctgagggagATGGCCTGGATTGGCCAGTAAGAGATGGCTGTCATCAATACAGTTTGACG ATAgagcaactgaaacaaaaagcaGACAAGCGAGTAAGAAGT GTGCGGTATCGAGCAGTAGAAGATTACAGTGGTGTCTGCTGCCCTGTGACTAAAGGTGTTAAAACATTCTTCACAACGCCGTGCACCGAAGAACCTAGAATTGCACTGAGTAAAGGGGATCTGATTTTAGCCACAAGAGGCTTAAA ACACTGGATGTACGGTGAGAAGATTCTCGACTCAGCTGCTGATGGTATGAAGca AGAACGAGGCTGGTTCCCTAGGAAATGTGTGGAAAAATGCCAATATGACTCTGAAACGGATCAACCAGtggatggagagaagaaaaacagatag